Proteins encoded in a region of the Vibrio sp. CB1-14 genome:
- the ccoN gene encoding cytochrome-c oxidase, cbb3-type subunit I: MSQEKQLEQVYNYTVVRQFTLVTILWGIVGMAVGVLIAAQLVWPQLNFDTPWLTYSRLRPLHTNAVIFAFGTSALFATSYYVVQRTCQTRLFGGPLVAFTFWGWQAIILAAAITLPLGFTSGKEYAELEWPIDIAIAVVWVSYAIVFFGTLIKRKTSHIYVANWFFGAFIITVAVLHIVNSMAIPVSMGKSYSVYSGAVDAMVQWWYGHNAVGFLLTAGFLGMMYYFVPKQAERPVYSYRLSIVHFWALVSLYIWAGPHHLHYTALPDWTQSLGMVMSLVLFAPSWGGMINGIMTLSGAWHKLRYDPILRFLIVSLSFYGMSTFEGPMMSIKTVNALSHYTDWTIGHVHSGALGWVAMVSIGSVYHLVPRLFGQERMYSVGLINTHFWLATIGTVLYIVAMWISGVMQGLMWRAVNSDGTLTYSFVESVQASYPFYFVRFVGGFIFLAGMFLMAYNTYKTVTAAKGSLKAAPQPA; the protein is encoded by the coding sequence ATGAGCCAAGAAAAGCAGCTTGAACAAGTCTACAACTATACCGTAGTACGCCAGTTCACATTAGTGACGATTCTCTGGGGTATTGTTGGTATGGCAGTAGGTGTTTTGATTGCCGCTCAATTAGTTTGGCCACAGCTCAACTTTGATACGCCGTGGTTGACGTACAGTCGTTTACGTCCTTTGCATACTAATGCGGTAATCTTTGCGTTTGGTACCAGTGCTCTGTTTGCAACGTCTTATTATGTTGTGCAGCGTACCTGTCAAACGAGATTATTTGGAGGCCCTCTTGTCGCATTCACCTTTTGGGGATGGCAAGCAATTATTTTAGCCGCTGCAATTACTCTGCCGTTAGGTTTTACCTCAGGTAAAGAGTATGCAGAATTAGAATGGCCAATCGATATCGCTATTGCAGTGGTATGGGTGTCTTACGCTATTGTGTTCTTCGGAACGCTCATCAAGCGTAAAACGTCACATATCTATGTAGCGAACTGGTTCTTTGGTGCGTTCATCATCACCGTTGCAGTACTTCACATTGTGAACAGTATGGCAATTCCTGTATCGATGGGTAAATCTTACTCCGTCTATTCAGGGGCCGTCGATGCGATGGTTCAATGGTGGTACGGCCACAACGCGGTAGGTTTCCTTCTTACAGCCGGTTTCTTGGGTATGATGTACTACTTCGTACCAAAGCAAGCTGAACGTCCTGTTTACTCTTACCGTCTATCGATCGTTCACTTCTGGGCGCTTGTCTCTCTGTATATTTGGGCTGGTCCTCACCACCTACACTATACAGCTCTACCAGACTGGACTCAGTCTCTAGGTATGGTGATGTCTTTGGTTCTATTTGCTCCGTCTTGGGGTGGTATGATCAACGGTATCATGACGCTGTCAGGTGCTTGGCACAAGCTGCGTTACGACCCAATTCTTCGTTTCTTGATCGTTTCCCTATCGTTCTACGGTATGTCAACGTTTGAAGGTCCGATGATGTCTATTAAGACGGTTAACGCTCTGTCTCACTACACCGACTGGACAATCGGTCACGTGCACTCAGGTGCTTTAGGTTGGGTTGCGATGGTTTCCATCGGTTCTGTTTACCACCTAGTACCTCGCCTATTCGGTCAAGAGCGTATGTACTCTGTCGGCCTTATTAACACCCACTTCTGGCTAGCAACTATCGGTACAGTTCTGTACATCGTTGCGATGTGGATCTCTGGTGTTATGCAAGGTCTGATGTGGCGTGCAGTTAACTCGGACGGTACGCTAACCTACAGCTTCGTTGAATCTGTACAAGCGTCGTACCCGTTCTACTTCGTTCGTTTTGTTGGCGGCTTCATCTTCTTAGCGGGTATGTTCTTAATGGCATACAACACGTACAAGACAGTAACAGCAGCTAAAGGTAGCTTGAAAGCTGCCCCTCAACCGGCTTAA
- the ccoO gene encoding cytochrome-c oxidase, cbb3-type subunit II: MSSNSNNRHEVVERNVGLLAILIVFAISLGALVEITPLIFQKQTTEPVKNLRAYSALEMEGRDIYIREGCNVCHSQMIRPFRSETERYGHYSVAGESVWEHPFLWGSKRTGPDLARVGGRYSDEWHRVHLIDPRELVPESNMPGFPWLEENVLDGKLTQKKLEIFRNQFGVPYTDEQIANAAKDVEGKTEMDAIIAYLQSLGHAMK; encoded by the coding sequence ATGAGCTCAAACTCTAACAATCGCCATGAAGTCGTTGAACGTAACGTTGGCTTACTGGCTATTTTAATCGTATTCGCAATCAGTTTAGGCGCGCTTGTTGAAATCACTCCGTTGATTTTCCAAAAGCAAACTACTGAACCTGTGAAAAATCTTCGTGCGTACAGTGCACTGGAAATGGAAGGTCGCGATATCTACATTCGTGAAGGTTGTAACGTTTGTCACAGCCAAATGATCCGTCCTTTCCGTTCAGAAACTGAGCGTTACGGTCACTACTCTGTCGCTGGTGAAAGCGTTTGGGAACACCCATTCCTATGGGGTTCTAAGCGTACTGGCCCAGATCTCGCCCGTGTTGGTGGACGTTACTCTGATGAGTGGCACCGAGTTCACCTAATCGATCCTCGCGAATTGGTTCCAGAATCAAACATGCCAGGTTTCCCTTGGCTAGAGGAAAACGTACTGGATGGCAAATTGACACAGAAGAAACTAGAAATCTTCCGTAACCAGTTTGGCGTTCCATACACGGATGAGCAAATCGCAAACGCGGCTAAAGACGTAGAAGGTAAAACAGAGATGGATGCCATCATTGCTTATCTTCAATCTTTAGGCCATGCGATGAAATAA
- a CDS encoding cbb3-type cytochrome oxidase subunit 3: protein MDIGTIHSIWTIVLFASFIGVVWWAFGKSRKARFEEDANLVFADEQKATSEEKGVTK, encoded by the coding sequence ATGGATATCGGTACTATTCACAGTATTTGGACCATAGTGTTGTTCGCAAGCTTCATTGGTGTTGTGTGGTGGGCCTTTGGCAAAAGCCGCAAAGCACGCTTTGAAGAAGATGCAAACTTAGTGTTCGCTGACGAACAAAAAGCCACCTCCGAAGAAAAAGGAGTGACTAAGTAA
- the ccoP gene encoding cytochrome-c oxidase, cbb3-type subunit III — translation MTTFWSLWIIVITVGTLVGCAAILYWCVRDKMGVEEGEDMGHEYDGIRELNNPLPKWWTYLFVGTFIFAAIYLAMYPGLGNYKGLLGWQSSDQTVRSLEESKASIAAAQENKTLVQYAKELDDADAYFGEAFNRLAKTSDGALRPIPEIATDSEAIKVGQRLFLQNCSQCHGSDARGQTGFPNLTDNAWLYGGEPEAIVTTLLHGRVGQMPGWKDALGEDGVREVVSYTLSLSGRKVNAREAEAGKARFVVCAACHGTDGKGNPAVGAPDLTDQVWLFGDSRAAVTETVMNGRSGVMPAWKDILGEEKVQLVSAYVWSLSNSDK, via the coding sequence ATGACTACATTCTGGAGTCTATGGATTATTGTCATCACAGTCGGTACGCTGGTTGGTTGTGCAGCGATCCTATATTGGTGTGTTCGCGACAAAATGGGTGTCGAAGAAGGCGAAGATATGGGTCACGAATACGATGGTATTCGTGAGTTGAACAACCCACTGCCTAAGTGGTGGACTTATTTGTTTGTCGGTACGTTCATCTTTGCCGCTATTTACCTTGCTATGTACCCAGGCTTGGGTAACTACAAGGGTCTTCTTGGCTGGCAAAGTTCGGATCAAACCGTACGCTCACTTGAAGAGTCAAAAGCCTCTATTGCCGCTGCTCAAGAAAACAAAACTCTTGTTCAGTACGCAAAAGAGCTTGATGACGCAGATGCCTACTTCGGTGAAGCATTTAACCGCCTAGCAAAAACATCGGATGGTGCGCTACGCCCTATCCCTGAAATTGCTACCGACAGTGAAGCAATTAAAGTAGGTCAACGTTTGTTCCTACAAAACTGTTCACAATGTCACGGTTCGGATGCTCGCGGTCAAACTGGCTTCCCTAACCTAACGGACAATGCATGGCTATACGGCGGTGAGCCTGAGGCAATCGTGACAACGCTGCTGCACGGCCGCGTTGGTCAGATGCCGGGTTGGAAAGATGCCCTTGGTGAAGATGGCGTACGTGAAGTCGTTAGCTACACGTTAAGCCTTTCAGGTCGTAAAGTGAACGCCCGTGAAGCAGAAGCGGGTAAAGCTCGTTTCGTCGTGTGTGCAGCGTGTCATGGTACAGATGGTAAGGGCAACCCTGCTGTCGGAGCGCCAGATCTTACCGACCAAGTATGGTTATTTGGCGATTCTCGCGCGGCTGTAACAGAAACCGTTATGAATGGTCGCTCGGGTGTAATGCCAGCATGGAAAGACATCCTAGGTGAAGAAAAAGTACAGCTAGTATCAGCGTACGTTTGGAGCCTAAGTAATTCCGACAAATAA
- a CDS encoding FixH family protein: MVKPWYKQFWPWFLIALPLSVVIGTGYRISLLMDNQVSLVAEDYYKKGKGINVDLTKINVARELELNAAVSSAGDTILIKFQKGQLPHFPALTATFTHRTLPDRDFEKLVTADAKGTYRLTLDHDVQGPWFVELQPHDQAWMVQGRVTFPTETDVVLLD; encoded by the coding sequence ATGGTAAAGCCTTGGTATAAACAATTCTGGCCGTGGTTTCTAATCGCGTTGCCTCTGTCTGTTGTGATCGGAACTGGTTATCGAATCTCGCTGTTAATGGACAACCAAGTCAGCTTAGTTGCCGAGGATTACTATAAAAAAGGAAAAGGGATTAATGTTGATTTAACCAAGATAAACGTTGCTAGAGAGCTTGAACTCAATGCAGCGGTATCGTCAGCAGGCGATACTATTTTGATTAAGTTCCAAAAAGGTCAATTGCCTCACTTCCCTGCTCTTACTGCTACGTTTACCCATCGCACACTGCCGGACCGTGATTTTGAAAAGCTTGTCACTGCAGATGCTAAAGGCACCTACCGACTAACACTTGATCACGATGTTCAAGGTCCTTGGTTTGTAGAGCTACAACCACATGACCAAGCTTGGATGGTTCAAGGCCGAGTAACATTCCCAACTGAAACTGATGTAGTGTTGTTAGATTAA
- a CDS encoding heavy metal translocating P-type ATPase: MSKTCYHCGEDVPANTNFNVEILGADREMCCPGCESVAQTIVDSGLVSYYQYRTTTAEKADLVPEQLRALIHYDNEDVQAEFVRNHEDTKEVTLSLEGVACAACAWLIEKRMSVEPGVVSIRVNTTTNRALLKWDKTATQLSQLLSSIHTLGYKAAPFEADKQEAAYHATMKQYLYRLGIAGLATMQVMMLAVALYLEVFGNLEPEFKSYFRWVSLIFATPVLLYSALPFYINAWRSIKGRTLGMDVPVSIALIFAYVASLVATVTEQGEVFFESISMFTFFLLIGRYLEMRARRKAAAASGNLLKLIPAIANKLNGEQVPVKSLQIGDQIKVLPGEHIPADGVVLNGRIHIDESMLTGESLPVVKGKDDFVYAGTLNGDEAFDLEVRSTKADSMISSIVRLQDEAQLSKPKIAEIADIVARYFVAIILVIAAGTWLFWHQTEPDDAFWIMLSVLVATCPCALSLATPTAITCSSSRMGTLGILSRRGHVFETLCKVNHLVVDKTGTLTHGDIEIARTHAFGDQSEVEFLSIAASLESHANHPIARAFKPYLNHSVLVTDVENVIGSGLQGIIDGKLVKIGNAHYVLGRDDAALNSVYMSIDGQHVATFEYRDPIRKEAVEFINKMREAGVKTTLLTGDTLSNAEPVAKEVGIDDVIASASPSDKLNYLKSLDSDDITMMIGDGINDAPTLAGAHLSIAMGGGTDVAKASADLVLLGDRLDKILTARELALRTRKIIRENLAWSLGYNVLILPLAVAGLVAPYIAVVGMSASSIIVVSNSLRLLKEEGK; the protein is encoded by the coding sequence ATGAGTAAGACGTGTTATCACTGCGGTGAAGATGTACCAGCCAACACGAACTTCAACGTAGAAATTTTAGGTGCAGACCGGGAGATGTGTTGTCCCGGCTGCGAAAGTGTGGCTCAAACGATTGTCGATAGTGGCTTAGTCTCCTACTACCAATATCGCACTACCACAGCAGAGAAGGCTGATTTAGTGCCCGAGCAGCTAAGAGCACTCATTCATTACGACAATGAAGATGTGCAAGCTGAGTTTGTAAGGAATCACGAAGACACCAAGGAAGTGACATTGTCACTTGAGGGGGTTGCCTGTGCAGCCTGTGCTTGGTTAATAGAAAAGCGCATGTCCGTCGAGCCTGGTGTTGTTTCTATTCGGGTTAACACCACGACAAACCGTGCTCTCCTTAAATGGGACAAAACTGCCACCCAACTCAGTCAGTTACTCTCCTCTATCCATACCCTCGGCTACAAAGCTGCACCGTTTGAGGCAGACAAGCAAGAAGCGGCTTATCATGCCACAATGAAGCAATACCTATATCGATTGGGTATTGCTGGCCTTGCGACCATGCAAGTGATGATGCTGGCAGTAGCCCTGTATCTAGAAGTATTTGGTAACCTTGAACCTGAGTTCAAAAGTTATTTCCGTTGGGTTAGCTTGATTTTCGCAACGCCTGTTCTCCTCTACTCTGCTCTTCCGTTCTATATCAATGCTTGGCGAAGTATCAAAGGGCGAACCCTTGGCATGGATGTCCCTGTCTCTATTGCTCTGATATTCGCTTATGTAGCGAGTTTAGTCGCGACCGTCACAGAACAAGGGGAAGTGTTCTTCGAGTCTATCTCGATGTTTACGTTCTTCTTACTGATTGGCCGTTATTTAGAGATGCGAGCGCGAAGAAAAGCCGCCGCGGCAAGTGGGAACCTTCTAAAGCTCATTCCTGCCATTGCCAATAAACTCAATGGTGAACAAGTCCCGGTTAAGTCGCTTCAAATTGGCGATCAAATAAAAGTATTACCTGGGGAGCACATTCCAGCGGATGGTGTCGTACTTAATGGCCGTATTCACATCGATGAATCAATGCTAACGGGTGAATCACTACCGGTTGTAAAAGGCAAAGACGACTTTGTCTATGCCGGTACGCTAAATGGTGATGAAGCCTTTGATCTTGAAGTGCGCTCCACCAAAGCCGACTCAATGATTTCTAGCATTGTTCGATTGCAAGATGAAGCCCAATTGAGCAAGCCTAAAATTGCCGAAATCGCTGACATCGTGGCACGTTACTTTGTTGCTATCATACTCGTAATTGCTGCAGGCACATGGTTGTTCTGGCATCAAACGGAACCTGATGATGCGTTTTGGATCATGCTGTCTGTGCTCGTAGCAACCTGCCCTTGTGCTCTATCATTAGCTACGCCGACCGCAATCACTTGTTCAAGTTCGCGTATGGGGACGTTAGGTATTCTATCTCGACGCGGACACGTATTTGAAACCTTGTGCAAAGTTAACCATCTCGTTGTCGACAAGACGGGTACTCTCACTCATGGGGACATTGAAATTGCTCGTACGCACGCTTTTGGTGATCAATCTGAAGTAGAGTTCCTGAGCATTGCTGCATCCCTAGAAAGTCACGCCAACCACCCTATTGCTCGTGCATTCAAACCATACCTGAACCATTCAGTTTTGGTGACAGATGTAGAAAACGTTATCGGCTCAGGTTTGCAAGGTATCATTGATGGTAAGCTGGTTAAAATTGGTAACGCGCACTATGTATTAGGACGTGACGATGCTGCTCTAAACAGCGTTTATATGTCTATAGATGGTCAACATGTAGCAACATTCGAGTATCGTGACCCAATTCGTAAAGAAGCGGTCGAATTTATCAACAAGATGCGTGAAGCCGGTGTGAAAACAACACTACTTACTGGTGATACACTCTCCAACGCCGAGCCCGTCGCGAAAGAAGTCGGTATTGATGACGTCATTGCCAGTGCTTCACCTAGCGATAAACTGAATTACCTCAAATCTCTCGATTCTGATGACATAACTATGATGATTGGTGATGGCATTAATGATGCTCCGACTCTAGCCGGCGCTCATCTATCTATAGCTATGGGTGGTGGTACCGATGTTGCCAAGGCTTCTGCTGATCTTGTTTTATTGGGTGACAGGTTGGATAAAATACTCACTGCTCGCGAACTCGCGTTAAGAACTCGCAAGATCATCAGAGAGAACTTAGCTTGGTCTTTAGGGTATAATGTTTTGATTCTACCATTAGCAGTCGCAGGACTCGTCGCGCCTTACATTGCGGTTGTGGGCATGTCAGCAAGCTCCATTATTGTCGTTTCAAACTCGCTACGCTTGCTTAAAGAAGAAGGTAAGTAA
- the ccoS gene encoding cbb3-type cytochrome oxidase assembly protein CcoS, whose protein sequence is MESIYILIPIAIVLVCVAVAIFLWAVKSEQFEDLERQGHNILFDEDTDQQAKAKQASHKPKQEDSRES, encoded by the coding sequence ATGGAAAGCATCTATATCCTCATTCCCATCGCCATTGTTTTGGTGTGTGTGGCTGTTGCCATCTTCTTATGGGCGGTGAAAAGCGAACAATTTGAAGACCTAGAACGTCAAGGCCACAATATTTTGTTTGACGAAGACACCGACCAACAAGCTAAAGCAAAACAAGCGAGTCACAAGCCGAAACAGGAAGACTCGCGTGAATCTTGA
- a CDS encoding sulfite exporter TauE/SafE family protein, with the protein MNLDLVGAFTIGLLGAGHCMGMCGGIASLLSIGQSNKTPTALIINYNLGRLLSYTLIGSVVGGTIAGIASLSQFNQSLAFVRIIAALFMVLLAFYVGRWWNGLLKVEALGQSLWKRISPLANELLPLKHSSHAIPFGFLWGWLPCGLVYSVLTWAAVSGSALGGGATMLAFGLGTLPAMLLVGTSATKLKSLQNSLIFRNIAAVSILFYGLYTGYESVMIFSAN; encoded by the coding sequence GTGAATCTTGACCTAGTTGGTGCTTTTACCATCGGCCTTTTAGGAGCAGGCCACTGCATGGGAATGTGCGGTGGTATTGCATCCCTTCTTTCCATTGGACAATCGAATAAAACCCCCACCGCACTTATAATCAATTACAACCTTGGCCGTTTGCTAAGTTACACGTTGATCGGTAGTGTTGTGGGCGGAACGATTGCAGGGATTGCATCGCTTTCCCAGTTCAATCAATCGCTTGCGTTTGTTCGTATCATCGCCGCTTTGTTTATGGTGTTGCTCGCTTTCTATGTTGGGCGATGGTGGAATGGACTACTAAAGGTTGAAGCTCTGGGTCAGTCGTTATGGAAGCGTATCTCGCCTCTCGCCAATGAACTACTGCCACTAAAACACAGTTCTCATGCCATACCGTTTGGTTTTTTATGGGGCTGGTTACCATGCGGCCTTGTCTACTCGGTATTAACCTGGGCAGCCGTATCTGGAAGTGCATTGGGCGGTGGCGCCACCATGTTAGCTTTTGGTCTTGGTACCTTGCCCGCTATGTTGTTGGTAGGCACGAGCGCTACAAAATTAAAATCCCTGCAAAATTCACTTATTTTCCGCAACATCGCCGCAGTTTCGATACTCTTTTATGGACTATATACAGGTTACGAGTCGGTGATGATTTTTAGCGCAAACTAA
- a CDS encoding FNR family transcription factor, with protein sequence MISEKPVAKRVQSGGCAIHCQDCSISQLCIPFTLNESELDQLDQIIERKKPIQKGQELFKAGDELKSLYAIRSGTIKSYTITEQGDEQITAFHLAGDLVGFDAITGDEHPSFAQALETSMVCEIPYEILDDLSGKMPKLRQQIMRLMSNEIKGDQEMILLLSKKNAEERLAAFLYNLSTRFSQRGFSPREFRLTMTRGDIGNYLGLTVETISRLLGRFQKAEVLSVKGKYITIIDHDALMEMAGVSKE encoded by the coding sequence ATGATTTCTGAAAAGCCTGTAGCAAAACGTGTTCAGTCTGGCGGCTGTGCGATTCATTGCCAAGATTGCAGCATTAGTCAGCTCTGCATCCCCTTTACTCTCAACGAATCTGAGCTTGATCAACTAGACCAAATCATTGAGCGTAAAAAGCCGATCCAAAAAGGCCAAGAGCTATTCAAAGCAGGTGACGAATTGAAGTCACTTTATGCTATCCGCTCAGGGACAATTAAAAGTTACACCATTACCGAACAAGGCGACGAGCAGATCACTGCTTTCCACCTAGCTGGCGACCTAGTGGGTTTTGATGCCATCACCGGTGATGAACACCCAAGCTTTGCGCAAGCTCTTGAAACTTCGATGGTGTGCGAAATTCCTTACGAAATTCTAGATGACCTTTCAGGCAAAATGCCGAAACTTCGCCAGCAAATCATGCGTTTGATGTCGAATGAAATCAAAGGCGATCAAGAAATGATTTTGCTGCTTTCTAAGAAGAATGCTGAAGAGCGTCTTGCTGCTTTCCTATACAACCTATCAACTCGCTTCTCACAACGTGGATTTAGCCCAAGGGAGTTCCGCTTGACTATGACTCGCGGTGACATCGGTAACTATTTGGGTCTAACGGTTGAGACCATCAGCCGCCTACTTGGCCGCTTCCAAAAAGCAGAAGTACTGAGTGTTAAAGGCAAATACATCACTATCATCGACCATGATGCACTGATGGAAATGGCCGGCGTTTCTAAAGAATAA
- the uspE gene encoding universal stress protein UspE, with protein sequence MSIYSKILVVANLNSDEQPALARAVQLAKKSKSRSHIRFFLSIYDFSYDMTSMLSHEERDAMRRGVIHQREEWMRSVAKPHLDDSFDFDVTVVWHNRPYVAIVEEVFEGQQDIVIKATRKHDILESVIFTPTDWHLLRKCPVPVLLVKNADWSEKANIIASVHVGSENPTHIDLNDCMVKQLDSLTERLDATGYLVNAYPVTPANITIELPEFDPATYTDAVRGHHLTAMKALRQKHGYAEDQTIVEQGLPEDIIPDVARQLDAGMVILGTTGRTGLSAVFIGNTAEHVIDKINCDVMALKPDGYISPLDPGQS encoded by the coding sequence ATGAGCATCTACAGTAAAATCCTCGTCGTAGCGAATCTTAATAGCGATGAGCAGCCTGCCCTTGCTCGTGCGGTTCAGCTTGCTAAGAAGAGCAAATCCAGGAGCCACATTCGTTTCTTCTTATCTATCTACGATTTCTCTTACGACATGACTTCTATGTTGTCACATGAAGAACGTGACGCAATGAGGCGTGGTGTAATACACCAACGTGAAGAATGGATGAGAAGTGTCGCTAAACCTCACCTCGATGACAGCTTCGATTTCGACGTTACGGTTGTTTGGCATAACAGACCCTATGTAGCGATCGTGGAGGAAGTTTTTGAGGGACAGCAAGATATTGTCATCAAAGCCACTCGCAAACACGACATTCTCGAGTCGGTGATTTTCACACCAACAGATTGGCACTTACTTCGTAAATGCCCAGTACCTGTTTTGTTAGTTAAGAATGCCGATTGGTCAGAGAAAGCCAATATTATTGCATCGGTTCACGTTGGCTCAGAAAACCCAACCCACATCGATTTGAATGATTGTATGGTGAAGCAACTTGATAGCTTAACCGAACGTCTCGACGCAACGGGCTATCTCGTTAACGCCTACCCGGTTACACCTGCAAACATCACTATTGAGCTTCCAGAGTTCGATCCAGCAACCTACACCGACGCTGTTCGCGGTCACCATTTGACGGCTATGAAAGCGCTGCGTCAAAAACATGGTTATGCCGAAGACCAAACGATCGTTGAGCAAGGATTGCCAGAAGACATCATTCCGGATGTAGCTCGTCAGCTGGATGCTGGCATGGTGATTCTTGGTACTACTGGTCGCACTGGTTTGTCCGCGGTATTTATTGGTAATACAGCAGAGCATGTGATTGATAAGATCAATTGTGATGTCATGGCGCTTAAACCGGATGGCTATATTAGCCCTCTAGATCCAGGCCAATCTTAA
- the ttcA gene encoding tRNA 2-thiocytidine(32) synthetase TtcA, translating into MNQTDTRKETLEFNKLQKRLRRNVGNAIIDYNMIEENDVVMACISGGKDSFAMLDILLNLQKAAPIKFDVVAVNLDQKQPGFPEHILPDYFETLNIPYYIVDKDTYSVVKEKIPEGKTTCGLCSRLRRGTLYSFAEKIGATKIALGHHLDDIVETMFLNMFHGSRLKAMPPKLRSDDGRNVVIRPLTYCREKDLIKYAEHKDFPIIPCNLCGSQENLQRQSIKAMLIDWDKKTPGRVEAIFKSIQNVSPSQLADRELFDFVNLPLDREGSREEYEFSEATVSSTNIDESMFIDVTNV; encoded by the coding sequence ATGAATCAGACAGATACAAGAAAAGAAACCCTAGAGTTCAACAAACTTCAAAAGCGTCTTAGAAGAAATGTTGGCAACGCAATTATCGACTACAACATGATTGAAGAAAATGATGTGGTGATGGCGTGTATCAGTGGTGGTAAAGATTCATTTGCGATGCTGGATATCCTATTGAATCTTCAAAAAGCAGCACCAATCAAGTTTGATGTGGTTGCGGTTAACCTTGATCAGAAACAGCCAGGTTTCCCAGAGCACATCCTGCCAGATTACTTTGAAACACTGAACATTCCTTATTACATCGTTGATAAAGATACGTACTCAGTCGTTAAAGAGAAGATCCCTGAGGGCAAAACGACATGCGGCCTATGCTCGCGTCTTCGTCGTGGAACGCTCTACTCATTTGCTGAGAAAATTGGCGCGACTAAAATTGCACTAGGTCACCACCTTGATGACATTGTGGAAACCATGTTCTTGAACATGTTCCACGGCTCCCGCCTAAAAGCGATGCCTCCTAAGCTTCGTTCTGATGATGGTCGTAACGTGGTGATTCGTCCGCTAACGTACTGCCGTGAAAAAGATCTGATCAAATACGCTGAACATAAAGATTTCCCAATCATTCCTTGTAACCTGTGTGGTTCTCAGGAGAACCTGCAACGTCAGTCGATTAAGGCGATGTTGATTGATTGGGATAAAAAGACCCCGGGTCGCGTTGAAGCTATCTTTAAATCGATTCAAAACGTTAGCCCAAGTCAGTTGGCTGACCGTGAGTTGTTTGATTTCGTAAACCTTCCATTGGATCGTGAAGGCTCACGTGAAGAGTATGAGTTTAGTGAAGCGACGGTTTCGTCGACAAACATCGATGAGTCTATGTTTATTGATGTGACTAATGTTTAG
- a CDS encoding DUF2987 domain-containing protein, whose amino-acid sequence MKVVKLALLGFAAATFAVPTLAQEYMFTYSKLFSQMKNNAKEGHEDVKVGFFFVDADSKTLCPIEKAWMEKEEHYEELPASPINELVVPLDNNLKSANPLVFVHTPQDQRCDFSMVVMTTEPMSGKVTYAEVERLLPQMQVMLEDLGGMFASWFTPDVEGITLEFAPDMEGAISYSNGDSVALENGKAQVRLSDIGEGGYMTLPGETLRILPYLPGAK is encoded by the coding sequence ATGAAAGTAGTAAAGTTAGCCCTTTTAGGTTTTGCCGCAGCCACATTTGCGGTTCCCACTCTTGCCCAAGAGTACATGTTCACCTATTCAAAACTGTTTTCACAGATGAAGAACAATGCGAAAGAAGGGCATGAGGATGTGAAGGTAGGTTTCTTCTTTGTCGATGCGGACTCAAAAACCTTGTGTCCTATTGAAAAAGCTTGGATGGAAAAAGAGGAGCATTATGAAGAGTTGCCAGCGAGCCCAATCAATGAACTCGTGGTGCCGCTAGATAACAACCTCAAGTCAGCGAATCCGTTGGTGTTTGTACACACTCCACAAGATCAGCGCTGCGACTTCTCTATGGTGGTGATGACGACCGAACCTATGTCAGGCAAAGTGACTTATGCAGAGGTTGAAAGACTTCTGCCACAAATGCAGGTGATGCTAGAAGATTTAGGAGGCATGTTTGCCAGTTGGTTCACTCCGGATGTTGAAGGTATTACTCTAGAGTTCGCGCCTGATATGGAAGGTGCAATTTCTTATTCTAATGGTGACTCGGTAGCATTAGAAAACGGTAAAGCTCAAGTACGTCTCAGTGATATCGGTGAGGGTGGTTACATGACGCTCCCTGGAGAGACACTTCGTATCCTACCTTACCTTCCTGGCGCTAAATAA